From the genome of Labrus bergylta chromosome 12, fLabBer1.1, whole genome shotgun sequence, one region includes:
- the sycp2 gene encoding synaptonemal complex protein 2, which produces LDGSMAPSQNAQLEKVVDEVLKSGDVKALGVFLQGDTIEGPPFRCSQQFLTKLDKLISRSLERKESKSASLGLGILYKCGGNLKLPGGGQGLSGLIAQGLVKKMVQWFEKCRQMLIQCGPQWDETLFNLCEDFFEALMVVHEACKEGTYKITECFMSPIGQLAVDPRIYILIQKEAIRKFNFILDKIPAELKKKRKFLTSQEASDIMLKIAGQILDGGDYDLQTALMEALCRMATLDQRKELAVTWFNMEYVASAFIKISDSEFETDCRKFLNLVNGIQGEKRRVFSYPCLEAYLDKNELLMPADEKLEEFWIDFNLGSRSISFYFSLADEEMQEGQWETICINENEVKSYTVKEEGKTKVLQLKLSEVVVVGAVEGSSLTIHFSSSLDIRQAAHSVYGHRKDNGFVGKTSTSVVKTTVKIIMEENSSQVVPESQVSLGEIEKNTAPYLLPAPSAPVQMVTPARMRISESITLVSGSGGGSVRGAGSLSAVMPSNTSAKGKGKPNLVMIRSSDRQGDSSLGERMTKNGSTSETIASGMKKQNMRIKATDMTLSGQEEEQCLDQTFVPDSQPRSERKMSAYWNKFSVSEMLIMPTQKVNYIPRIEPSNSEQKKERLSSAQRMSVPVNSPISQKKLHTELTQRLKTVLNERNHDPAPQEPAAPKKKLDTREDSKRSVSSDQWASKEQKVKRIGPARQKSKDKLSFEPPAAQTKAPAKASTSKGVHEKILPDVKAQTDKALSRKEKRDAAVAGSMVKVISSHYETKTQSTAKDLAENIAQGSIPPPNLTRKVFDMGWLPTTTKKESGAVSRMKPNSKTTTVFTRQREDIFAFSIDEPLIIGGKDKTFNNTSTMSSSGINDSSALFKTTRKEQPVQKEKRHVKKHLFSDTDTDYAMTEVSWLRESSRKPKPKVTKYSRQPNAKPKHMSPHTSSVSPDVPSPSQKQVKRDTKPHKKKPAMKARVEHPKKTVKPAVAASSPHAAGRRSKRAAATSCKSYREPDSDEESEKPKAFKPKDNPCSSTTHLEKRLGAAEVIKKTTDGKQPTKSYMKLESYNNISLSESVSELTHTSKKYFADPKNKKTSLEVQEVKKRKETSMEKSAEASKASERKKLLDLKNNSGFKQRRLDIELPETLNKKMVAPAEELTRSLKDWVAGQTSFCLSPPFIDRMRSAERSAPTLDLTCSPLLTPRGSPLPASPDPPCRDTPSPILLLPKPRSTVSSRGNFKPLLQYRGNAFHSAEKKRRSSKTPSIRSVSSNHSLTPRGQTPAPGNSSGPRAPKYPPSLSESGLPLSDQPLLTSTLLELDKPSMPSPHQSPFTEDAIQQDYYLNFSKVSSVSLSQSSTKSSVHNKRAKDSPTSALAVSHKREKTPNSDQDHQPAQLHVSGPSRKRRMSLSSNSEEDEEEERMKSTGRGQHSPRMKPRKLFKSYTEMSVESEVSHVMSTSHTMSSSHWDAETGDGDMDMEEELELPKMALNPNNLCQQFSTELKKKFQNRHEMVEVYNKQSLKTVQQHVSSLNMQVTKFRKERLEKVRTVLLEEIHKLEQDETVLKSMEKDLTMYWKKQITEYHSYNEHKTRRNDTLAKFLQSNVCPSLEYEEKIFTSQMCLIRRDMKSVQDTLLSQMQEGEIQSVKRGLHALFFP; this is translated from the exons TTGGATGGAAGTATGGCGCCCAGTCAAAACGCACAG CTTGAGAAAGTCGTTGATGAGGTGTTAAAGAGTGGAGATGTCAAAGCTCTGGGTGTATTCTTGCAAGGGGACACAATTGAAGGGCCCCCCTTCAGATGTTCCCAACAGTTTCTTACTAAATTGGATAAACTTATCAGCAGG AGTTTGGAACGAAAAGAGTCAAAATCAGCCAGTTTGGGACTTGGTATTCTCTACAAATGTGGGGGAAACCTAAAACTACCTGGTGGCGGCCAAGGGCTGTCAGGACTAATAGCTCAAGGCCTGGTCAAAAAG ATGGTGCAGTGGTTTGAGAAATGCAGGCAAATGTTGATCCAGTGTGGCCCCCAGTGGGATGAGACCTTGTTCAACCTCTGTGAGGACTTCTTTGAAGCCTTAATG GTGGTTCATGAAGCATGCAAAGAGG gaaCATACAAAATCACAGAGTGCTTTATGAGTCCTATTGGTCAGTTGGCAGTAGACCCCAGAATCTACATCCTGATCCAAAAAGAG GCAATTCGTAAATTCAATTTCATTCTGGACAAAATCCCAGCGGAGCTGAAGAAAAAACGAAAGTTCCTTACATCCCAGGAAGCCTCAGATATCAT GCTCAAGATTGCTGGTCAGATATTGGATGGTGGTG aTTATGACTTGCAGACAGCCCTGATGGAGGCTTTGTGCCGAATGGCCACTCTTGACCAGAGGAAGGAGTTAGCAGTCACATGGTTCAACATGGAGTATGTGGCCAGTGCCTTTATCAAGATCAGTGATTCAGAGTTTGAGACG GATTGTCGCAAGTTCCTGAACCTGGTGAATGGGATacagggagagaagagaag AGTCTTTTCCTACCCTTGTTTGGAGGCTTACCTGGACAAGAATGAG ctgCTTATGCCAGCTGATGAAAAACTGGAAGAGTTTTGGATTGACTTTAACCTCGGCAGCCGCAGCATctccttttatttctctttggCTGATGAAGAAATGCAG GAGGGTCAGTGGGAAACAATATGCATCAATGAGAATGAAGTTAAGAGCTACACTGTCAAAg AGGAGGGAAAGACCAAAGTCTTGCAGTTGAAGTTGTCAGAGGTGGTGGTTGTGGGTGCAGTCGAAGGATCGAGTCTGACCATCCACTTCAGCTCGTCCCTGGACATCCGTCAGGCTGCTCATAGTGTCTATGGACACCGCAAAGACAAT GGCTTTGTGGGGAAGACAAGCACATCTGTTGTGAAGACTACAGTTAAAATCATAATGGAAGAAAACAGCTCGCAG GTGGTTCCAGAGAGTCAAGTGTCCCTTGGAGAGATTGAGAAAAATACTGCCCCCTACCTTTTACCTGCCCCGTCTGCACCTGTACAG ATGGTCACCCCAGCCAGGATGAGGATTTCTGAGTCGATCACCTTAGTTAGTGGAAGCGGAGGAGGAAGTGTTCGTGGTGCAggttctctctctgctgttatgCCATCAA ACACTTCAGCCAAAGGTAAAGGGAAGCCAAATCTGGTGATGATTCGTTCAAGTGATCGGCAAGGTGATAGTTCCCTGGGAGAGCGAATGACAAAAAACGGCTCAACCAGTGAGACAATAGCGAGTGGCATGAAAAAGCAG AACATGAGAATAAAAGCAACAGATATGACTCTAagtggacaggaagaagaaCAGTGTCTTG ATCAAACTTTTGTGCCTGACAGCCAACCGAGGAGTGAGAGAAAGAT gtCGGCTTACTGGAACAAATTTTCTGTTTCTGAGATGCTCATAATGCCCACACAGAAAGTGAACTACATTCCAAGAATTG AACCTTCAAATTCAGAGCAGAAGAAAGAGCGCCTGTCCTCGGCACAGAGAATGTCAGTTCCGGTCAACAGCCCAATCAGCCAAAAGAAACTCCATACTGAGCTCACGCAGCGCCTAAAGACGGTCCTTAATGAGAGGAACCATGATCCAGCACCTCAGGAGCCAGCAGCGCCAAAGAAAAAACTGGATACTAGAGAGGACTCTAAACGCAGCGTCTCTTCAGACCAGTGGGCTTCCAAAGAGCAGAAGGTCAAGAGAATTGGTCCGGCAAGACAGAAAAGCAAAGACAAATTGTCTTTTGAGCCACCTGCTGCTCAAACCAAAGCTCCAGCTAAGGCCTCAACAAGCAAAGGTGTACATGAGAAGATACTACCTGATGTTAAAGCTCAAACTGACAAAGCCctttcaagaaaagaaaag AGAGATGCAGCAGTAGCAGGCAGCATGGTGAAGGTCATCTCTAGCCATTACGAGACTAAAACCCAATCCACCGCTAAAGATCTTGCAGAAAATATCGCTCAGGGCTCGATTCCTCCTCCAAACCTCACCAG GAAGGTGTTTGATATGGGGTGGTTACCAACCACTACA AAAAAAGAATCTGGAGCTGTAAGCCGAATGAAACCCAACAGCAAAACCACAACAGTCTTCACAAGGCAGAG AGAAGATATTTTTGCATTCAGCATCGATGAACCGTTGATTATTGGG GGGAAGGACAAAACCTTCAATAACACTTCTACAATGTCAAGCAG tgGCATCAATGACTCTTCAGCACTCTTCAAGACAACCAGGAAAGAACAACCTGTTCAAAAA GAGAAGCGGCATGTGAAGAAGCATCTGTTCAgcgacacagacacagactaTGCCATGACAGAGGTCAGCTGGCTGAGGGAGTCGAGCAGGAAGCCCAAACCAAAAGTTACCAAATACTCCAGGCAGCCAAATGCCAAGCCGAAACACATGTCACCCCATACTTCAT CTGTATCCCCAGATGTTCCTTCACCCTCTCAAAAACAAGTAAAGAGGGATACAAAACCTCATAAG AAGAAGCCTGCCATGAAGGCGAGAGTGGAGCACCCAAAGAAGACTGTGAAACCAGCAGTAGCAGCCAGCAGCCCACATGCAGCGGGCAGGAGGTCCAAGAGAGCTGCTGCCACATCTTGCAAAAGTTACAGAGAGCCAGACAGTGATGAAGAATCAGAGAAGCCTAAAGCTTTCAAGCCAAAAGACAACCCT TGCTCCTCCACTACTCACCTGGAGAAAAGACTTGGGGCTGCTGAAGTGATAAAGAAAACGACAGACGGCAAACAACCAACAAAAAGCTATATGAAGCTAGAAAGCTACAATAATATCAGCCTGTCAGAGTCGGTGTCAGAACTGACACACACCTCCAAG AAATATTTTGCAGATCCGAAAAACAAGAAGACCAGTCTAGAAGTTCAAGAAgtaaagaagaggaaagaaaccTCCATGGAGAAATCAGCGGAGGCCTCCAAGGCATCGGAAAGAAAGAAGCTGTTGGATCTAAAAAACAATTCTGGGTTCAAA caGAGAAGACTTGATATAGAACTTCCAGAAACGTTAAATAAGAAAATGGTTGCCCCTGCTGAAGAACTAACGAGATCATTGAAGGACTGGGTGGCCGGCCAGACCTCCTtttgtctgtctcctcctttcATTGACAGGATGAGAT CTGCCGAGAGGTCAGCCCCAACCTTGGATTTGACCTGTTCCCCTCTCCTCACTCCACGGGGATCCCCACTCCCTGCTTCCCCTGACCCTCCCTGCCGGGACACCCCCTCTCCAATCCTGCTGTTACCTAAACCCCGCTCTACAGTCAGCAGTAGAGGAAACTTCAAGCCTCTTCTTCAGTACAGAGGAAACGCTTTCCACAGTGCAGAGAAGAAGCGCCGCTCGTCCAAGACTCCATCCATTCGTTCTGTTAGCTCTAACCATTCATTGACCCCCAGAGGTCAAACCCCTGCACCTGGAAACTCCTCCGGACCTAGGGCACCCAAG TACCCACCCTCACTGTCAGAATCTGGTTTGCCTCTTTCTGATCAGCCCCTGTTGACCTCCACTCTCCTGGAACTGGACAAGCCTTCCATGCCGTCTCCTCATCAGTCTCCATTCACTGAAGACGCCATCCAGCAAGACTACTATCTTAATTTCAGTAAAGTGTCTTCAGTATCACTGAGCCAGTCCTCCACAAAGTCATCGGTTCACAATAAGAGAGCTAAAGACAGCCCTACTTCTGCCCTGGCTGTCTCTCATAAAAGAGAG AAAACACCAAATTCAGACCAAGACCATCAACCTGCACAGCTTCATGTCTCTG GACCAAGTCGCAAGCGCCGTATGTCCTTGTCCAGTAATtctgaggaagatgaggaggaagagcgGATGAAGAGCACAGGGAGAGGACAGCATTCTCCCCGGATGAAACCAAGGAAGTTGTTCAAATCCT ATACTGAGATGTCTGTCGAGAGTGAGGTGAGTCATGTGATGTCTACTTCCCACACGATGAGCTCCAGTCACTGGGATGCTGAAACAGGAGATGGTGACATGGACATGGAGGAGGAATTGGAGTTGCCAAAAATGGCTCTAAACCCGAATAACCTGTGTCAGCAATTCAGTACTGAGCTGAAGAAGAAGTTCCAG AACCGTCATGAGATGGTGGAGGTGTACAACAAGCAGTCCTTGAAGACTGTCCAGCAACATGTCTCCTCACTCAACATGCAAGTCACCAAATTCAG GAAAGAGAGGCTTGAAAAAGTTCGGACTGTCCTCTTGGAAGAGATCCACAAACTGGAACAGGATGAGACTGTGCTAAAAAGCATGGAGAAAGACCTGACT aTGTACTGGAAAAAGCAGATCACTGAGTACCATTCTTACAACGAGCACAAAaccaggag GAATGACACCCTGGCAAAATTCCTGCAAAGTAACGTGTGTCCCAGCTTGGAATATGAGGAGAAAATATTCACATCCCAG ATGTGCCTGATTAGGAGAGACATGAAGTCAGTTCAGGACACACTCCTCAGTCAGATG CAAGAGGGCGAGATCCAGAGTGTGAAGAGAGGCCTGCATGCTTTGTTTTTCCCCTGA
- the phactr3a gene encoding phosphatase and actin regulator 3a isoform X1, whose protein sequence is MATSDGLDGCLQRGRSQSDPNILTEPGIDLAHGTVDLVDQQRVLRTGCLVSGAHSSPIRRNSKLATLGRIFKPWKWRKKKNEKLKQSSTDVALSSSLLCHDPNSPIQGCCSDGSIRLGGFGGSLNHNLTVSSVEYLGPDEELPPPADPPQDCDQVEEDASLPQEEGDEELHLPGGLQDVGEQMEERPEEEIPTLTSPPQVPPKLLPQLNTVDDSGPVSLPTHLPNSYLPKEPLPRASESMASMTLPLRGPLANPSGSPHIGNVMHPPMPPSCIMEELQRAFASKNRQESVHDGCEQGSPPRLWCSDGRLSRSCSSENQHKSSLVGVCMVSGGSNWPKKEAEENKENMRLDQCFSNTSGLPTDLDGWNDSVISGTLPRRLRKELLTVKLRNRPSKQELEDRNIFPARSDQERQEIRQQIEMKLAKRLSQRPNVEELESRNILKQRNDQTEQEERREIKQRLNRKLNQRPTVDELRDRKILIRFSDYVEVAKAQDYDRRADKPWTRLSAADKAAIRKELNEFKSTEMEVHASSKHLTRFHRP, encoded by the exons gagggtgctgagGACCGGCTGTCTGGTGTCTGGGGCACACAGTTCACCCATCCGACGTAACAGCAAGCTGGCCACTCTAGGGCGCATCTTCAAGCCCTggaaatggagaaaaaagaaaaatgagaagCTCAAGCAGAGTTCCACAG ATGTAGCATTATCCAGCAGTCTTCTATGCCACGACCCAAACTCCCCCATCCAAGGCTGCTGCTCGGACGGTTCGATCCGGCTCGGAGGATTTGGGGGATCTTTGAACCACAACCTCACAGTCAGCAGTGTGGAGTATCTGGGTCCTGATGAGGAGCTGCCCCCACCTG CTGACCCTCCCCAGGATTGTGATCAGGTCGAGGAGGACGCATCATTACCACAGGAGGAAGGAGACGAGGAGTTGCATTTACCTGGGGGGCTGCAGGATGTGGGAGAGCAGATGGAGGAAAGACCAGAGGAAGAAATCCCAACATTAACTTCTCCACCACAAGTACCTCCAAAACTTTTGCCCCAGCTGAATACAGTAGATG ACTCAGGCCCTGTGTCACTCCCTACGCATCTGCCAAACTCCTACCTCCCTAAGGAGCCTCTACCCAGGGCCTCAGAAAGCATGGCTTCAATGACCCTGCCGCTACGAGGGCCCCTTGCCAACCCCTCAGGGTCCCCACATATAGGAAACGTGATGCACCCTCCTATGCCCCCTAGCTGCATTATGGAGGAGCTACAGAGAGCCTTTGCCTCCAAGAATAGACAGGAGAG TGTACATGACGGGTGTGAGCAGGGCTCACCTCCCAGGCTGTGGTGTTCTGATGGTCGGCTCTCACGCTCCTGTAGCTCAGAGAACCAACACAAATCATCTTTGGTGGGGGTCTGTATGGTAAGCGGAGGGTCCAACTGGCCCAAGAAGGAAGCTGAGGAGAATAAGGAGAACATGCGGCTGGACCAGTGCTTCTCCAACACCTCAGGCCTCCCCACAGACCTGGACGGCTGGAATGATTCTGTCATCTCTG GCACACTTCCCCGCAGGCTAAGAAAGGAGCTGCTGACAGTCAAACTACGAAACAGGCCCAGCAAGCAGGAATTGGAGGACAGGAACATCTTCCCAGCAAGGAGCGACCAGGAGCGCCAGGAAATCCGCCAGCAGATTGAAATGAAACTTGCCAA GAGGCTGAGCCAGAGACCGAatgtggaggagctggagagcagGAACATCCTGAAAC agagaAACGACCAGACAgagcaagaggagaggagggagatcaAACAGCGGCTAAACAGAAAG CTTAACCAGCGGCCCACAGTAGATGAactcagagacagaaagattCTGATCCGCTTCAGTGACTATGTGGAGGTGGCCAAAGCTCAGGACTATGACAGGAGAGCAGACAAGCCCTGGACTCGGCTCTCGGCAGCAGACAAG GCTGCCATCCGAAAAGAGCTGAACGAGTTTAAAAGCACGGAGATGGAAGTGCATGCCTCCAGCAAACACCTCACGAG GTTCCACCGGCCATGA
- the phactr3a gene encoding phosphatase and actin regulator 3a isoform X2, translated as MATSDGLDGCLQRGRSQSDPNILTEPGIDLAHGTDLVDQQRVLRTGCLVSGAHSSPIRRNSKLATLGRIFKPWKWRKKKNEKLKQSSTDVALSSSLLCHDPNSPIQGCCSDGSIRLGGFGGSLNHNLTVSSVEYLGPDEELPPPADPPQDCDQVEEDASLPQEEGDEELHLPGGLQDVGEQMEERPEEEIPTLTSPPQVPPKLLPQLNTVDDSGPVSLPTHLPNSYLPKEPLPRASESMASMTLPLRGPLANPSGSPHIGNVMHPPMPPSCIMEELQRAFASKNRQESVHDGCEQGSPPRLWCSDGRLSRSCSSENQHKSSLVGVCMVSGGSNWPKKEAEENKENMRLDQCFSNTSGLPTDLDGWNDSVISGTLPRRLRKELLTVKLRNRPSKQELEDRNIFPARSDQERQEIRQQIEMKLAKRLSQRPNVEELESRNILKQRNDQTEQEERREIKQRLNRKLNQRPTVDELRDRKILIRFSDYVEVAKAQDYDRRADKPWTRLSAADKAAIRKELNEFKSTEMEVHASSKHLTRFHRP; from the exons gagggtgctgagGACCGGCTGTCTGGTGTCTGGGGCACACAGTTCACCCATCCGACGTAACAGCAAGCTGGCCACTCTAGGGCGCATCTTCAAGCCCTggaaatggagaaaaaagaaaaatgagaagCTCAAGCAGAGTTCCACAG ATGTAGCATTATCCAGCAGTCTTCTATGCCACGACCCAAACTCCCCCATCCAAGGCTGCTGCTCGGACGGTTCGATCCGGCTCGGAGGATTTGGGGGATCTTTGAACCACAACCTCACAGTCAGCAGTGTGGAGTATCTGGGTCCTGATGAGGAGCTGCCCCCACCTG CTGACCCTCCCCAGGATTGTGATCAGGTCGAGGAGGACGCATCATTACCACAGGAGGAAGGAGACGAGGAGTTGCATTTACCTGGGGGGCTGCAGGATGTGGGAGAGCAGATGGAGGAAAGACCAGAGGAAGAAATCCCAACATTAACTTCTCCACCACAAGTACCTCCAAAACTTTTGCCCCAGCTGAATACAGTAGATG ACTCAGGCCCTGTGTCACTCCCTACGCATCTGCCAAACTCCTACCTCCCTAAGGAGCCTCTACCCAGGGCCTCAGAAAGCATGGCTTCAATGACCCTGCCGCTACGAGGGCCCCTTGCCAACCCCTCAGGGTCCCCACATATAGGAAACGTGATGCACCCTCCTATGCCCCCTAGCTGCATTATGGAGGAGCTACAGAGAGCCTTTGCCTCCAAGAATAGACAGGAGAG TGTACATGACGGGTGTGAGCAGGGCTCACCTCCCAGGCTGTGGTGTTCTGATGGTCGGCTCTCACGCTCCTGTAGCTCAGAGAACCAACACAAATCATCTTTGGTGGGGGTCTGTATGGTAAGCGGAGGGTCCAACTGGCCCAAGAAGGAAGCTGAGGAGAATAAGGAGAACATGCGGCTGGACCAGTGCTTCTCCAACACCTCAGGCCTCCCCACAGACCTGGACGGCTGGAATGATTCTGTCATCTCTG GCACACTTCCCCGCAGGCTAAGAAAGGAGCTGCTGACAGTCAAACTACGAAACAGGCCCAGCAAGCAGGAATTGGAGGACAGGAACATCTTCCCAGCAAGGAGCGACCAGGAGCGCCAGGAAATCCGCCAGCAGATTGAAATGAAACTTGCCAA GAGGCTGAGCCAGAGACCGAatgtggaggagctggagagcagGAACATCCTGAAAC agagaAACGACCAGACAgagcaagaggagaggagggagatcaAACAGCGGCTAAACAGAAAG CTTAACCAGCGGCCCACAGTAGATGAactcagagacagaaagattCTGATCCGCTTCAGTGACTATGTGGAGGTGGCCAAAGCTCAGGACTATGACAGGAGAGCAGACAAGCCCTGGACTCGGCTCTCGGCAGCAGACAAG GCTGCCATCCGAAAAGAGCTGAACGAGTTTAAAAGCACGGAGATGGAAGTGCATGCCTCCAGCAAACACCTCACGAG GTTCCACCGGCCATGA